From Populus alba chromosome 16, ASM523922v2, whole genome shotgun sequence:
GGGAACTTcttttgtcattatttttataaaatttgcagagatgttttttcattacatGCTGCAACATAGAGTGgcatatcatttttataattatatatgtttgtgtAGTGAGTAAGGTAGCTGTTATGGTATACAAATATTGCTTAGAAAATATTGGTGGTTCGGCACTGGATGTAGACCATTACAGTATgttggtcattttttttttgtttttaagtacGTAAGCCTTCAAATACCCCAAGAAATCACCAGTCTGGGTAAATATAAGGAGTGAaactgatccttgaaatatTGTTGTTAGAGAGGTGTTGATCATGTGAGCTATATCCTATTTGTTGGATCCAGATAAGGCCACAGAACAGCCAAATACAGCTGCAATGATGGTGAACATGTGGAGGAGAATGACAAAGAAGCCACAGAGGGAAGGGAATAAACGGAGAGAAGGAGTCAGGAATATGCAACTAGAGGCTGCACACAAGAGAATGTAGTTGCATATGATGAAGAATTTATGCGTTGAGTGGTGTAATTCAATCACTGGACAAGATTTGTGATTGTTAATGAGACCCATTTGAGAAAACTGATGATTTGCTGTAATGAGAAGTTAGACTTTGAAGAttgaaatacatttttttttttttgagattgtgGCTGATTTGTTGAAAGGAAAATGGGATGCCAAGTATTTATATGCAAGGGCTAGAAACTAGTGCAGCAGGGAAGTGACTATTCAAGAGCTAAAGATCAAAATCTTGGCGGGCGTAGATGTTTGGTGCTTGCTTGTTGCTTAGCTTCTTAGTTTTGGAACTGCTCTACTAAGTTTGCTTCTCGAAACTCCATCGCAGATGCAATTAATAAAACTATAGGGGCACGGAGTATATAAGAATAATGGAAAGGAAAGTATGGCCAGTCATTAtgcaaacaacaaaaagaagcaGTCGTTGCTCATTGACTGTTCTTTCACACTGGTTTTGAAACAATTTAAATGCCCATTCATTACAGGCggcaaaaaaaaactagctttGCTCATAAGTATTGGTTTTCAAGACACATATGATTCATcatattcaatattaatttatatatcattCTTAGCATCGCAATTGAAGCTTGgattatattatattcattaagaCATGTTTTTAGGTATAGGCATTGGTTTTTCCATTGTGCTTgagaggaatttttttttaaagtaatatcCTTTTACATGTGATGTGAAAAGAGAAATTCAAAGTATTCAATGGTGTGTGCAAATAAACACTTTTCTAGATGACTGCCATATATGTGTTGATGGTGTGGATGACATTTCATGAAATGATATGGGATTTATACTTTTGTGATGAGGTtaggttaattattattattcgtTTAGGACATGAGCTTGCAACAGATTTCACATGCTTAATGATCATGTAAAGAAAGCAAGTCACAAGTCCTTAGTTTTTTAACAGTGTTTACATATGTCAAACTATGGATTATAGTAcgatttttgaaaataaaaaaaattattgccctatgttttaaatttaaaaaaaaacattgcaagaCACAGGACactctcattaaaaaaattacaaagattatagcccttattctttgcagcttatacaattttgttttgattttgttactttcctttgtttttttctttagcaCTTACCAAGATTGTGATGAATTGCAGAAATTATTGCCCTTATTATTTACAGCTTATACCATTTTGTTCTggttttcttactttttttcctttgtgtttCTTGAAGCACTTGCCGGAGTTGTGATACTAATTTCTTTTACCTAAATATGTTgcctcatcttttatttttatttttgtttattctttcaTGCCTGATTCTCCAGATCTTATACCCCatgtctgtttatttttatccttgcacatattaatcaaaatttaactttgtttttcagGTCTTTTAAAGGGGCTACTTTTATTTATCATCAGTATTTTCTCAGGTTTGTTTTGTGTCTCTCTCTTATTTACTTTATCCATTTCTATTTCCTTGCATGCTTAATCATGGTTATGGTATTTCTATGTTTGGCAACAtgtaatgtctttttttaattgcttgatcttttattgttatattttcatCCTTTCCTGAACCAAGGAGTTGTATTTTTAGCTAAGCCTACCCTATCATCATGTcttatgatatatcaaagaTTTCAGTCTAATATCATTCCTTCACCTTgcaagccagttaatctttggcCAGCACTtaatttcattatgttttttttttatttatttattattatcccTATGTTTACATGGTTTCTTTAGAAAATGTATGTCATTAGGATTTTCTCTATCCCTGTGTTTACCTTCACTTAGCCATGATCCTGtactaatcatggtttttttgtgtgtttttctttcatttacctTCGTGTTTTATTTGCATGGTTTATTTAGAGCAACAACATGACAAGTCCTCACGAACATGTTCAACCAGATGAGTATGTGCCATCTTCTCCATActcacaatttgttttgaatgacTATGAAACCCCTATTGGTAGAATCTTGCTATCCGATAACCCAAGCTCTTCAAATACACCATCTGCTCCACAACATACTCAAGGGGTTGGCACTTTGGTTTGTTCGCGCTAGCACATAGATATACAAACCACCTTTTCCTTATCAAGCAACATAGTGCAAACTGAAAGTGATGAAATTAATGCAGCAAGGTTATCCAATCCTCCACAATCTACCGCCCTTGCTTCATTTCACTGTAATAATGTAGTTTCAAATCATGAATCTGAAGGATTCTTTGAGCAAACCCTTAATCATCAATCTACTATAGGCCAGGCatcatatcagaaaaaaaaaaggcgtaTGTAATCTAATCATGTACCTTTTATagccattttttctttatttatgatTGCCTCTTTTATATCATTCGTTCAAGTCTCTtagctttgttttttacaagttatttaattgaatacatTGATTTTAGGGATAAAACATACAAGTGTAACCATTGCAACGCTCTTTTTTTGTTGCAAGAACGCTTGGCGCGTTCAGCCAAAACAAACCCATGCTTTACACTTTGTTGTAATAATGGTAAGGTGGTGCTTCCTGCTCTGCAAGAAACACCTAACTATCTTGATAACCTCCTTAACCCAAACAATGGTTTATCGTCTAAAAAGTTTCGGCGTGAAATTCGTGCTTATAACTCAATGTTCGCTTTCACGTCCATAGGGGCTCTGGTAGATCATTCTGTTAATTCTCGGCCTGGATCATATGTTTTTAAGGTCAATGGATATTGCCACCATCTTATGGGTTCTCTTCTTCCCATGGATAATAGAGACCCCAAGTTTGCACAACTTTATATTTTCGATACAGATAATGAGGTTTTTAACCGGCTGCAACCATTttgcaatgaaaattttcaatcaatcttgGATAGTCATATTGTTGTTGGTCTAATCAATATGCTTAATTCATCTAATCAATTGGTTCGTTTGTTCCGTCATGCTAGACAAAGGTTTGGGGATGTCGAGGTTCCAGAATTCAAACTTCGGTTAAttggtaaaagagatgatgACTCAAGGCAATACGATGATCCTTCTTTAAATGATATTGGTGGTTTGGTTGTTGGGGACATTGGTCATTGTCGATCTGATCgggacataattattgaaagttTATCTGGAACACTTCAGAGGATCTCAAAGCTTCATCCAAAATTTATGTCCCTTCATTATCCACTTCTTTTTCCATATGGTGAGGATGGTTTTCACACTAATATTCCATTAGCTCATCAAGAATAGCAACCAcctaaaaaaaggcaaaaggtTTCAATGAGAGCCTATTATGCTTATCTCAttcatgaaagagaaaaacaagaaagcactCTCATAAAAGGCGGACGATTGTACCAGCAATTTTTGGTTGGTgcatttgttaatgttgaagaGGAATGTTTGGATTTTATACGTGCAAACCAAGAAAATCTTAGAAGTGAGCATTACAAAGGAATACATGATGCTATTACTAGAGGTGATATTGATGGATCAACTACAGGGAAAATTATACTTCCATCATCTTTAACAGGAAGCCCTCGGTATATGGTTAATAATTACCAAGATGTTATGGCCATATGTAGATGTTATGGGAATCCTGATCTTTTTATCACATTTACCTGCAATGTTAATTGGCCTGAAATTCgccgagaaattaaaaaaacaaggaactATCAACCTGAGGACAAACCTGACATCATAGCAAGGGTATTTCATTCCAAGCTAATTGATATGATGTCATTCATCAAGTCCGGAAAACTTTTCGGACGGACAATTGCTggtatttctattttatttcttaaatttcaagtttctatttttatccttctaCAAACATCCGTTTTTACTTCTTTACttgcattttatctttttagatgTTTGCGTTGTGGAGTTTCAAAAAAGAGGTTTGCCGCATACTCATTTGTTAGTTTGGCTAGCTCCAGAATTCAAATTTCGTTCGCCTGAGGATGTTGACTCTATTATTTCAGCTGAAATACCTGACAAGCATCAAGATCTTGTTGGCTATGAGATagtttcaaaatttatgatgCATGGTCCATGCGGCGCTGCAAATCCAAGGGCTCAatgtatggaaaaaaataaatgttctaaactatttccaaaaaaaaaaaaaaaacaaagatgcaaCCGTCTTTGATGATAATGGCTTTGTTTACTATAAACGACGTATGCAGCCTACGTGTCACATTGTTAGAAATGGAATTTCCCTATCAAATTGTCATGTTGTCCCATACAACAAAGAACTTTTGCTTCGATACAATGCACACATTAATGTTGAAATTTGCTGTCAATCTCTACTTATCAAGTATCTTTTCAAGTATGTTAGCAAAGGAGCTAATCGATGTAGAATGGTTATGAAAAAAGTGACTGATGATGAAATACAAGCTTATCTAAACTGTAGATTCATTTGTCCATATGAAGCAGTATGGCGTTTATTCCAATTCCTAATCCATTCAAGGAGCCCAGCTGTTGAAAGACTTCAAGTCCATTTACCATTACAAcaccatgtatttttttcaggTAATCAATCGTTATCATAAGTTCTTAAAAGGCCTGGCATTAATAAGACAATGCTCACATAGTGGTTTGAGCGCAACAGAATTGATGTCGATGAACGAGATCTATTTTACTCACAGTTTCCAAGCAAGTATGTTTGGGATGCTAGGCAAAAAGAATGGATTATTAGATCACGTGGATTTTGCCTTGGTCACATTGTGTATGTCCATCCTGCAGCTGGAGAGTTGTATTTTCTCAGAATGTTACTTAATCATGTTAAAGGAGCAAAGAGCTTTGAAGACTTGTGACAAATCTCTGGTACAATATTTCCAACTTTTCAACTTGCATGCAAGGCTTTAGGACTCTTAGGAGATGATAAAGAATGGTCAGATGCATTTTGTGAGGCTATTCCAACAGCTTCTTCTCCGCAGCTAAGGCaactttttgttaatattattatgttttgcgAGGTTGCTGATCCAAATAGTCTTTTCGATCAATTTTGGCACTCTATGCATGATGACATTGAATATCATCTGAGATCTTCGTTTTCAATGTTGAATGTTCGTTTATCTGATGACGAACTTAAGAACTATGTGTTGTATGGACTTGAACAACTTTTTAATGCTTCCGGGACATCATTGGAAGATCATAAACTTCCAATGCCGAATGGTCGATTGATGGATAAAGTCATGAACAAACTTTTAAGGGAAGAGCTTGACTATGATCTTGCTGAGCTTAGAAATAACCATTCATTGGATATACCACTTCTTAATCCATGTCAAAGAAACATCTATGATTCTGTTATTACATCTATACTACAAAAAAGACAAGCGCTCATATTTGTTCATGGTCATGGTGGAACATGAAAGACTTTTTTATGGCATACAATTATTAATCGAGTTAAATCTAAAGGTTTAATTGTTCTTATTGTTGCCTCATCTGGAATAGCTTCTCTTCTATTACCTGGAGGGTGAACAACCCATTCTAGATTTAAAATTCCATTAGAAGTTAATGAGAGTTCAACATGCGAGATTAAACACAACACTCACCTTTCACGACTACTAGAGATGACATCACTCATTGTTTGGGATGAGGCTCCAATGAATAATAGATTCTGTTTTGAAGCTTTAGACAGGTCTCTACGAGATGTTCTTAGACTTAACAATCCATTTGGTGGCAAGTCCGTCCTATTAGGTGGGGATTTCCGACAAATTCTTCTTGTTATACCTGGaggaacaaaagaagaaataattaatgtttCTTTTACTAGCTCATTGCTTTGGTCTGTATTCACATTCCTCactttgaatcaaaatataCGACTATCAGCTGAAGGTTTAAGCCCAGACCAAAAGGATGAACTTAGACAGTTTGCAGAGTGGATCCTTTTAATTGGTGATGGACAAATATGTGATTTGGTTGTTTCAGATGATCATGATGCGGCATTTATCAAAATCCCATGTGAGCTTCAGGTTGAAGTAATTGATTCTCCAATTGCAGCTATTGTCTCTGCCATATATCCTGACATTGAAAGGGCTCATCTTGATCCATTCTACTTTAAAGACAGAGCAATTGTTACACCGAAGAACCTAACTGTTTCtgagattaataattttatccttgatatTATACTTGGTCATAAATACAACTTTCTTAGTTGTGATTCTATCCAAACAACTTCTGGTGATATTGACAACATCGATTTATTGTATCCAATTGAATTTATCAACCAGCTTGACTTTAATGGTGTGCCCCAACACAGTATTTCTTTGAAAATTGGCACACCGATTATGTTACTTCGGAACCTTAGTCCCTCTGCTGGTTTATGTAATGGAACAAGGCTTATTGTTACATAGCTTGTCGAGCGAATTATTGAAGCCCAAATTATTACCGGTTCTAACATTGGAGATCGAGTTTTTATTCCACGAATTGTCTTTCcagttaatgataaaaaatgccCCTTCACAATCAAACGAAGACAATTTCCTATTAGGCCTTGCTATGCTATGACTATTAATAAAAGCCAAGGACAATCACTTAAGATTGTTGGTGTCTTTTTGAAAGAACAAGTTTTCAGTCATGGTCaattatatgttgctttatcaaGAGTTACATCAAAGAATGGGCTTAAAATCATTTCCTTCGATCATGAAGGAAAACCATCATGTTATGCCAAAAACACATCATGTTATGCCAAAAACATTGTTTACAAAGATATCATTCAATTATTACCAAAAGGTaatctttttattcattgttgTATCTTTTGTGTGTTAATTTTCTAATCACAAGCTTGAACATCTATGAGTCTTCttgcaacataaaaaaaaaaatcaaacttaattccattttaactataatatatttaagtttttccaccttttgttttttgctgcATACGAACTATAATTTCTCATGCTCCTATATTTTTCATAAGCTCTTTCCATGTTTTTTCAGGGTAGTCTCTCGCTTCAtctactatttatttttctgctttggATCAACGACTTTGCTGcctacttttgttttttcatgtaagTATTTTTTCCTTCACAACCCTTAGTCCATGCAATGCAAATTTGATATGTTTTGTCAATATCGCTACCTGCAGTTTGGTAGCCATGATGGACCTATAGTTTGGTAGCCATAAACTTCATAAGCTTTCTCTAAATATCGCTTGAAAGAACAGTggtatagaaataaaattagaatcaCAAATCTCTTAAACCCAACATCTTCTTCCTTTAATAAGAATTGCCACCTTTAAACCTGGAAAGCCACCTgataaaatcatatcaaaaaaatatcaaataataggAAGGCGGTCTCATTAGTGATGGTCATCTTTTAGTTTACCTTAGCGTTTACCTCTCTTTCTCTGATTAGCCAGCAAATAAACCATCATTGATAGTAAACACTCATTGTTTCATTTTGAAATTCCATGTCATCTCTTACCTCTAATGTGCTTACAAAGTTTGGAATGAAAGaatacatcaataaaaaattagtttcatgattttaacgTCCATTTAAAGTGCATTCTCTTGCCTTTCAGTCcaaataaaagaatttcttgtcttttaagtttttttccctttttgttaTACACAGACAGTCTTTATATtacgaaaaaaattgaatgagtaaacattttttttttccatgtaataAATGGCCAcacaaaatgttgaaaaaattaatctagAAGACCA
This genomic window contains:
- the LOC118051359 gene encoding uncharacterized protein, which gives rise to MTSLIVWDEAPMNNRFCFEALDRSLRDVLRLNNPFGGKSVLLGGDFRQILLVIPGGTKEEIINVSFTSSLLWSVFTFLTLNQNIRLSAEGLSPDQKDELRQFAEWILLIGDGQICDLVVSDDHDAAFIKIPCELQVEVIDSPIAAIVSAIYPDIERAHLDPFYFKDRAIVTPKNLTVSEINNFILDIILGHKYNFLSCDSIQTTSGDIDNIDLLYPIEFINQLDFNGVPQHSISLKIGTPIMLLRNLSPSAGLCNGTRLIVT